A genomic region of Trichothermofontia sichuanensis B231 contains the following coding sequences:
- the mltG gene encoding endolytic transglycosylase MltG: MTERPLDRPQPRSRWLFYGLILPAIVGVSLWQGWRWWAWASQPVLVTVPAAGDGEPPTVRIRIEPGTPAQQIGADLAAANLIRSATAWSLWVRWHHLQGMLTGEPARSFQAGTYELSPTQPLAAIAAQILAGKTVARRLTIPEGWSQQQMAAYFEAQGLFSAQAFLAATQQSWSDQYPWLPKGLPHLEGFLFPDTYEVPEAAVTPDQIVRMMLDHFEAVALPLYQQAQPPDLSLKDWVTLASIVEKEAVLPAERPLIAGVFMARLRRGQRLEADPTVEYGLGIQQTPDQPLTLAEVRTPSPYNTYLNEGLPPTPIASPGLASLEAVLAPQETDYLYFVARYDGSHVFSRTLAEHEAAHAKIRAEQEARQQSLP, encoded by the coding sequence ATGACTGAGCGCCCCCTGGATCGTCCCCAACCTCGCTCCCGGTGGCTCTTCTATGGCCTCATCCTACCGGCGATCGTTGGGGTGAGCCTGTGGCAGGGTTGGCGGTGGTGGGCCTGGGCTAGTCAACCTGTTCTGGTCACGGTCCCTGCGGCGGGGGACGGTGAACCGCCCACTGTGCGGATTCGCATTGAACCGGGGACACCCGCCCAGCAGATTGGCGCAGATCTAGCGGCAGCCAATTTAATTCGATCGGCCACAGCCTGGTCCCTATGGGTACGTTGGCATCACCTCCAGGGGATGTTGACCGGTGAACCCGCCCGGAGTTTTCAGGCAGGAACCTACGAACTGTCGCCAACCCAACCACTAGCGGCGATCGCCGCGCAAATTCTTGCGGGGAAAACGGTTGCCCGCCGTCTGACGATCCCGGAAGGCTGGTCACAACAGCAGATGGCCGCTTACTTTGAAGCGCAGGGACTATTCTCCGCCCAAGCCTTTCTGGCAGCAACCCAGCAATCCTGGTCCGATCAGTACCCCTGGTTGCCGAAAGGGTTGCCCCATCTGGAGGGGTTTTTATTCCCGGATACCTATGAGGTGCCAGAAGCAGCCGTCACGCCCGATCAGATTGTGCGGATGATGCTGGATCACTTTGAAGCGGTTGCTCTGCCGCTCTACCAACAGGCCCAACCCCCGGATCTAAGCCTCAAGGATTGGGTAACCCTGGCCAGTATTGTGGAAAAGGAAGCCGTCTTACCAGCAGAACGTCCCCTGATTGCTGGGGTATTCATGGCCCGCCTGCGCCGGGGCCAACGGCTGGAAGCCGATCCCACCGTGGAGTATGGTCTGGGAATTCAGCAAACGCCGGATCAACCGTTAACCCTGGCGGAAGTGCGTACCCCCTCGCCCTACAACACCTATCTCAATGAAGGACTTCCCCCCACACCGATCGCCAGCCCGGGCTTGGCCAGCCTGGAAGCGGTGTTAGCACCGCAGGAGACTGACTATCTCTATTTTGTGGCTCGCTACGATGGCAGTCATGTGTTCAGTCGCACCTTGGCGGAGCATGAAGCGGCCCACGCCAAAATTCGGGCAGAACAAGAAGCCCGTCAACAGTCACTGCCCTAG
- a CDS encoding DUF3727 domain-containing protein, which translates to MDVQTLTLKDDAGRTLVCEVKHTLELDDKQFVLLLPLDSPVEIFVWEEADDDEPQIVQDEAEIEAIFPLAKAVLAEQNLLLQRTAVTLTVTGELPDPDELFEDEEEMEEDEEDDDDLEKAWGNDLNGAGEAEVEEFQLLARFFYHEQEYGVYAPLDPLFILARLDEQGQPHLISPEEFERLEPLMPELERQLEDQLFNVFDD; encoded by the coding sequence ATGGATGTTCAGACCTTAACCCTGAAGGATGACGCTGGGCGCACCCTTGTTTGTGAGGTGAAACACACGCTCGAACTGGACGACAAGCAGTTTGTCCTGCTCCTGCCCCTAGATTCCCCGGTCGAAATTTTTGTCTGGGAGGAGGCGGATGACGATGAACCGCAAATTGTCCAAGACGAAGCAGAAATTGAGGCCATCTTCCCCCTAGCCAAGGCTGTTCTCGCGGAGCAGAACCTGTTGCTACAACGGACAGCAGTCACCCTAACGGTCACCGGTGAACTGCCCGATCCCGACGAACTCTTTGAGGACGAAGAGGAGATGGAGGAGGACGAGGAGGACGATGACGACCTTGAGAAGGCGTGGGGGAACGACCTGAACGGGGCAGGGGAGGCTGAAGTTGAGGAGTTTCAACTCTTGGCCCGTTTTTTCTATCATGAACAGGAGTATGGGGTCTACGCGCCCCTCGATCCCCTGTTCATCCTGGCGCGGCTGGATGAGCAGGGTCAACCCCATCTGATTTCGCCGGAGGAGTTTGAGCGCTTAGAACCCCTGATGCCGGAGTTAGAACGGCAACTTGAAGACCAACTTTTCAATGTGTTTGATGACTGA
- the ruvX gene encoding Holliday junction resolvase RuvX, whose product MSSRPSIRISALGLDLGRRRIGVAGCDGTGLIATGLTTIERTSFDADVAKLRAIVVERQVQTLVVGLPYTLKGELGYQARQVQKLAWRLAQALDLPLVFVDERLTSIAARDLIQQENRSPSRNKGLIDRKAAALILQQWLDEQRSAALTQARKT is encoded by the coding sequence ATGTCGAGTCGCCCAAGCATACGGATTTCAGCCCTGGGGTTAGACTTGGGGCGACGTCGGATTGGGGTAGCGGGCTGTGACGGCACCGGCTTGATTGCTACAGGATTGACCACGATCGAGCGCACCAGCTTTGACGCTGACGTTGCCAAATTGCGCGCGATCGTCGTGGAACGTCAGGTGCAAACCCTGGTTGTGGGCTTGCCCTATACCCTCAAGGGTGAATTGGGGTATCAAGCCCGTCAGGTGCAAAAGCTGGCCTGGCGGCTGGCCCAAGCGCTGGACTTGCCCTTGGTGTTTGTGGATGAGCGGCTGACCTCGATCGCCGCACGAGACTTAATCCAGCAGGAAAATCGATCCCCAAGCCGCAACAAAGGTTTAATCGATCGCAAAGCCGCGGCCCTGATTCTGCAACAATGGTTAGACGAGCAGCGATCGGCTGCCCTTACCCAAGCCAGAAAAACGTAA